The Candidatus Hydrogenedentota bacterium genomic interval CCATATCTTTACTCAAGCCGGGTGTGAAGCGTATCTTTACCAGATTACGAAGGAATTGTTTGTCTGCAATACGGACACAAAAGGGATTTCCCGTGCCTATATCCAGCCAAAATCGATCCAGAGATTCAAATTCAGTTAGACCGTTTGGTGTCGCCTTGATGCGCACGCTTCGTTGCGCACTTTCTACGGCGACCACGTGTCCAATTTCGCGCCAGCGATTATGCATTCTTGCCGTCAGTGGTGTTGATCACTTCCAACCCCACTTTTGTTTGCGATTTGGTAGACGCCGCAAAGAGCAAGGTACGAATCGCTTTAATGGTCCGGCCGTTACGGCCAATAATGCCGCCAATATCGGAATCATCTACGCTGAGCTGAAGCGTTTGACCTGCTTCACCTTCGATAAGACGCACTTGAACCGATTCTTGGTGGGTTACTAATTTCTTTGCAATAAACTCTACTAATTCTCGATAAGCCATTATGCTTGGTCCGTTTCAGCCTGCTCCGAGTCAGATTCGGCGACCGCCTCTGCGGGAGCGTCATCGGCTGCTGTTTCTTCGGCGGGCGCTTCTTCAGCATTTTCTTCCGCGGCAGACTCGGTAACTTCTTCTTTTACCGGTTCTGCACGGGGCGGCGGAGGCGGCGTATAGCCCTTCTTTTCCACCACATCGCCTTTGATATTGACTATGGAGGATTCAGGTTCCGGACAGGTCCCTTCGTGGAAATGCTGCATTACACCGGTTTTGCTCATGATACTGCGAACCGTACCGGATAGTTGAGCGCCTTTACCAAGCCAATCCAAAGATTTGTGGGTATCCACTTCGGTTACCGCTTGGGGGGATGCCGTCGGATGATAAAATCCCAATACGTCTAAGTCACGCCCTTGGATACGGGCACGTGAGTCTTGCACAACAATGCGGTAGTAAGGTTTGCCTTTTCTGCCGCCGCGTTTTAAACGAATTACTGTCGCCATAAATGTCCTCTCCGTGGCTTGAGCCACGCAAAAATCCACAACTAATAACTAAAAGTATAAGGGCCGTGCCGGAATGGGCTGCCGCTACTTGCATGCCCACCGCATCGGCGTAAGTATATTAAAAACCCGGAAAGGGGGGCATGGGGCCGTGGGGCGTACGACCGCGTTTTTTGCCTTTTCCACCCTTCATGGCTTGTTTCATCATTTGTTTCATCTTCTGAAACTCTTTCAGCAGCATGTTTACTTCTTGAACGGAGGTGCCGCTGCCGTCAGCGATGCGCCGGCGTCGGCTGCCGTTGATCAAGTTCGGATTACGACGTTCTTTCAGGGTCATAGACAAAATGATTGCCTCGGTATGTTTTAGCTCATCTTCTGCCATATCCATACCACCTTGCGGCATCATTTTGTTGATTCCCGGAATCTTTTGCAGCAAATCCGTCATACTGCCCATTTTCTTCAGTTGGCGCATGTGATCCAAAAAGTCTTCAAGATCCCAATCGCCCTTGCGCATCTTTTTTTGCATCTGCGCCGCTTTATCTTGATCCACCACCTGCTGGGCTTTTTCAACGAGGGAGACAATGTCGCCCATGCCCAGAATCTGGCCTGCCATCCGTTCCGGATGGAAAGGCTCCAAGGCATCAAGATGTTCGCCAACACCGACAAATTTAATGGGGCAGCCGGTCACTTCAATGAGACTTATCGCTGCGCCGCCTCGGGCATCGCCATCCATCTGGGTGAGGATCACGCCGGTAAGGGGCAATGCCTCATGGAATTGACGCGCTGAGTTCACCGCGTCCTGCCCGGTCATGGCGTTGGCTACAAATAAAATTTCATGGGGATTCAACTGTTCGGCAATGAGACGCGCTTCAAGCATCATTTTTTCATCAACATGAAGCCGTCCAGCCGTATCAAATATAACCGTATCACAGCCGCGCATACTCGCTTCGCCCAGCGACATCAAACAGGTCTCAACGGGGTCTGCATTTTCGCCAAGACTGAACATTTCAGCGCCTGCTTGTTTCGCAACAATTTCAAGCTGCTTGATGGCGGCAGGCCGGTACACATCGGCTCCGACTAAAAGCGTTTTATGACCTGATTTCTTCAGGTGTACTGCCAACTTGCCGGCACTCGTCGTTTTACCCTGACCTTGTAAACCGGCCAGCATGATCAAGGTCGGCGCTTTGGGCGCACGCGCCAGCGGCGCGTTCTTTTCGCCCATCAATCGGACAAGTTCATCATGAACAATTTTAACGATCTGCTGACCGGGATGAATACTTGCAAGTACTTCTTGTCCCAGTGCCGCTTCTTGAACGTTGGCGATGAACTTTTTCGTTACTTGTATATTGACATCGGCTTCAAGCAGCGCATTGCGTATCTGCTGCAATGCCTCACGCATATTCGCTTCTGTGAGGCGACCCTGTCCGCGAATAGTCTTAAAGACAGATTCCAAACGTTTCGCCAAGTTATCAAACATGCAATTGCTGAGCCTATCGTTATTTTATGGTTGCTTAAGGTTTATCAAGATATCCAACCCGAAAAAACACGCCTGCCCAAAAGAAGAATTAGATAGGTCAGGCAACCTTGTTCGAAATTGGAAGTGAGAATATTCCCTCTCGAAGGAATCAGGGTACAGATAGGACATTCTGTTTCTGATTCTGGTACTCTTAGAGGAATAGTGTAGCAAATAACGGATTGGTTCGTCAAATTCAATGAAGACGAGATTTTTATTCCTTTCCCATCCCTCAAATTATTTTCTATCTGAAATAGGATTCTCTATAATAGGGTATTCAGGTCATGGAGTGTCCACGACACAGATTCTCTGTGTGAGTCTTTGTGCAGGGACACATATAACGCAATTAAAAAAAGGATCATAAACAATGGATAGACGGAGTTTCCTGAAAAGTACCATTGCTGCGGCGCCGCTGATCATATCGGCATAAGCCTTAGGGCGGAGCGGACCCGGCGCCAATGAAGTGGTTGATGTGGCTATCGTCGGGCTGGGAGGGCGTTCAAGAGACATTGTTGCCACCATGTTGGAGATGCCTCAAGTTCGCATTGTTGCGGTCTGTGACTGTTTCGGTCCACGGGTGGATTCTGCACGCAAGGCACTGGCCGACCGAGGCATCACCTGCAATGGCTATTTAGACTTGGAAGAGATGCTGGAAAAAGAGAAATGCGAAGGGGTCATGGTAGAAACGACAACCCATGCCCGCGCATGGGTCACCTGTCTGGCTATGGCAGCGGGGAAAGACGTCTATATTGAAAAGCCCATGTGCCTGTCCGTTGCGGAAGGCAGAGAAATGGTTAATTGCGCCCGACATTTTAAATCGGTTACCCAAGTGGGCACGCAACAGCGATCCATAGCGCTTAATAACTGGGCCAGTGATCTGGTTAAAAATGGCGCCATCGGTAAAATTAAACGTGTGCTTGCCCCCAATTTTATTGGCGGTCTCACTTGGGAAGATAAAGAAGCCCAAGAAATGCCTGATGGTGGACGTGCGGATTGGTGGGATGTTTGGACGAACCAATGCCAACTGAGACCCTATCATGAACATCTTCATTATTGGTGGAATAATTGGCTGGAATATGATGGCGGCGGCATGTCCTTCGGCGTTACAGGCTGGGGCACCCACAGCTACGACCAGCTGCAGCGGGGACTGGGAACCGATGAGACCGGTCCTGTGGAAATCATTCTGGAAGAGCCCGTATCGGTTCGACGCGGTTATTCCGATGAAGATCGCCAACCCGATCCCAGCGAAACGGGCGAACCTTATTATGATATGGTTAAAGACAAACGAGGACCCCGCGCCAAGGTCACGATGAAATATGAAAGCGGAACGGAAGTATTGCTTCATCTTGACGCGAATTATGGCCCCGGACTCGGCTGTATCTTTGAAGGTGAAAATGGAACCATAGAAATCAACCGGGACAAAATTAAGCTAGACCCGGAAGAATTACTCAGTAGTCCCGATAATCCCGGGCATCTGCAAGTGGCAGAAACGCAGCCCCATATCGCCGATTGGGTGGATTGCATTAAATCCAGAAATAAATGTACGGCCGATATTGAATATGGGCAACGGAGCAGCACCATGTGTTATTTGGTCAACATTGCCCGTGCAGTTGGGCGTGTCGGCGAAAGTCTCCACTGGGATCCCAAGGCGGAACGCTTTACCAATTGTGACGAAGGAGACGCCATGCTCCAATTGGAAAGACGTGAAGGCTATGAGCTGCCAAAATTAACCTGACAACATCTCGTTATGTAAGAGTCTTTTATAGGTTGGACAGGGGCTTTTTCATAATGCCCCTGTCCACCGGATCAACTTTTCTGTAACCTCAACACAAGCAAGGGAATCAACATGTGTAGGCCTTTTTGTCGTAAACGAGTGTGGCGAATGGGTATTGTATGTTCCTACTTAATCCTTGTATCTTTCGGAGCAGCGGCAATGAATACAGATATGGAATGGAAAGCCTCTTGGATATGGGCGCAGCGCGGTGATTACAAGCTGTACAACGACACCATCGAAGCGCAACGGGACTTTGATCTCAAGAATCCCGCTTCCGCTATCCTTAAAATAACGGCAGACACACGATATCGCCTATATATTAATGATACGTGGGTCAATGACGGACCTTCGCGCAGCTGGCCCGAACATTACCAATACGATCAAATCGATGTATCCTCTTATCTGCGTGAGGGCGCGAACAGTATTCGAATCATAGCCAAATTTTTTGGTATCGGCACCTTCCATCAAGTACCTCAGGAAGCAGGACTCTTGGCACAGTTGGAGGTAAAAGATACAGCGGGCGCACTTTTTGTCTTAGGTACAGATGAAAGCTGGCAGGTGCGCGACCTTCCTGCGTGGCAGCGTTTCGCAGCGAAGCAATCGGTGCAAATGGGACCTTTTGAATTTTACGATGCGCGACGGGCACCGGGTTCTTTTGAAAAGGCCGTGCGCCGCTATACTGCCGATACCGCGCCCTGGACCAATCTTGAAGAGCGGGACTGCCCTTTCTTAACCGCCATACCGCGTCCCGTGAAATCCCTTATCGCAACCAATGTGTTGCGAAAACCGGTAGTACAGAGT includes:
- a CDS encoding KH domain-containing protein, producing the protein MMAYRELVEFIAKKLVTHQESVQVRLIEGEAGQTLQLSVDDSDIGGIIGRNGRTIKAIRTLLFAASTKSQTKVGLEVINTTDGKNA
- the rpsP gene encoding 30S ribosomal protein S16, which codes for MATVIRLKRGGRKGKPYYRIVVQDSRARIQGRDLDVLGFYHPTASPQAVTEVDTHKSLDWLGKGAQLSGTVRSIMSKTGVMQHFHEGTCPEPESSIVNIKGDVVEKKGYTPPPPPRAEPVKEEVTESAAEENAEEAPAEETAADDAPAEAVAESDSEQAETDQA
- the ffh gene encoding signal recognition particle protein, with protein sequence MFDNLAKRLESVFKTIRGQGRLTEANMREALQQIRNALLEADVNIQVTKKFIANVQEAALGQEVLASIHPGQQIVKIVHDELVRLMGEKNAPLARAPKAPTLIMLAGLQGQGKTTSAGKLAVHLKKSGHKTLLVGADVYRPAAIKQLEIVAKQAGAEMFSLGENADPVETCLMSLGEASMRGCDTVIFDTAGRLHVDEKMMLEARLIAEQLNPHEILFVANAMTGQDAVNSARQFHEALPLTGVILTQMDGDARGGAAISLIEVTGCPIKFVGVGEHLDALEPFHPERMAGQILGMGDIVSLVEKAQQVVDQDKAAQMQKKMRKGDWDLEDFLDHMRQLKKMGSMTDLLQKIPGINKMMPQGGMDMAEDELKHTEAIILSMTLKERRNPNLINGSRRRRIADGSGTSVQEVNMLLKEFQKMKQMMKQAMKGGKGKKRGRTPHGPMPPFPGF
- a CDS encoding Gfo/Idh/MocA family oxidoreductase, which encodes MVDVAIVGLGGRSRDIVATMLEMPQVRIVAVCDCFGPRVDSARKALADRGITCNGYLDLEEMLEKEKCEGVMVETTTHARAWVTCLAMAAGKDVYIEKPMCLSVAEGREMVNCARHFKSVTQVGTQQRSIALNNWASDLVKNGAIGKIKRVLAPNFIGGLTWEDKEAQEMPDGGRADWWDVWTNQCQLRPYHEHLHYWWNNWLEYDGGGMSFGVTGWGTHSYDQLQRGLGTDETGPVEIILEEPVSVRRGYSDEDRQPDPSETGEPYYDMVKDKRGPRAKVTMKYESGTEVLLHLDANYGPGLGCIFEGENGTIEINRDKIKLDPEELLSSPDNPGHLQVAETQPHIADWVDCIKSRNKCTADIEYGQRSSTMCYLVNIARAVGRVGESLHWDPKAERFTNCDEGDAMLQLERREGYELPKLT